A genomic region of Ensifer adhaerens contains the following coding sequences:
- a CDS encoding nucleoside hydrolase translates to MPVPRKIIIDTDPGQDDAAAIMLAFGSPEEIDLLGITTVAGNVPLALTARNARVLCELCDRPKVRVFSGADKPIARPLVTAEHVHGKTGLDGPTLDEPTMKLEEQHAVDFIVETLRNETEGTVTLCTLGPLTNIALALQKAPEIAPRVKELVMMGGGFFEGGNITPAAEFNIYVDPEAADIVFRSGIPIVMMPLDVTHRVLTHKARVQKIRDIGSRPAIAMAEMLEFFERFDIEKYGTDGGPLHDPTVIAYLLRPELFTGRDCNVEIETKSPLTAGMTVVDWWQVTGRPHNAKVMRFVDDQGFFDLLTERLARI, encoded by the coding sequence GTGCCCGTGCCGAGAAAGATAATCATAGACACCGATCCCGGGCAGGACGATGCCGCCGCAATCATGCTCGCGTTCGGAAGCCCGGAAGAGATCGACTTGCTCGGTATTACCACGGTTGCCGGCAACGTGCCGTTGGCCCTGACGGCCCGCAACGCCCGTGTTCTTTGCGAGCTCTGCGATCGGCCGAAAGTTCGGGTCTTTTCCGGCGCCGACAAGCCGATCGCCCGCCCGCTGGTGACCGCCGAGCACGTCCACGGCAAGACCGGCCTCGATGGCCCGACGCTCGACGAGCCGACGATGAAGCTCGAGGAACAGCACGCGGTCGACTTCATCGTCGAAACCCTTCGCAACGAGACTGAGGGCACCGTGACGCTCTGCACCCTCGGCCCGCTCACCAACATTGCGCTCGCGCTTCAGAAGGCGCCCGAGATCGCGCCGCGGGTGAAGGAACTGGTGATGATGGGCGGCGGCTTCTTTGAAGGCGGCAACATCACGCCGGCGGCCGAGTTCAACATCTATGTCGATCCGGAAGCCGCCGATATCGTCTTCCGCTCGGGCATTCCGATCGTGATGATGCCGCTCGACGTCACCCATCGCGTGCTGACCCACAAGGCGCGGGTGCAGAAGATCCGCGACATCGGCAGCCGCCCGGCGATCGCCATGGCGGAGATGCTCGAATTCTTCGAGCGCTTTGATATCGAGAAATACGGCACCGATGGCGGCCCGCTGCACGACCCGACCGTCATCGCCTATCTGCTGCGCCCCGAGCTTTTCACCGGCCGGGATTGCAACGTCGAGATCGAGACCAAGTCGCCGCTGACGGCGGGCATGACGGTTGTCGACTGGTGGCAGGTCACCGGCCGGCCGCACAACGCCAAGGTCATGCGCTTCGTCGACGACCAGGGCTTCTTCGATCTTTTGACCGAGCGGCTGGCGCGCATCTGA
- a CDS encoding methyl-accepting chemotaxis protein has product MFKFQAKSLATKLIAVTGGTIALVLLASNFVLISQTQDRVETLVLEQASGEARAIASDIAGDIGELASAARSMAGILGRAHAEKSLERTGVINILRANLEQNPFAFGSWFAEEPKAFDGRQEDVVNNKELGGNDKGIFTPYWSKSRTNEIQYSTFGADYAAEWYKLAAKSGKGAITQPYTAQDTDIPTAMSSIAYPVMSGDKLLGVTGVDISLASLGDGLAKLKPFDTGRVYLLSQSGKWLVAPIPELLLKEYDGEGNDVVKNALASGKPGIVSNLSYDGNEPFDRLVYPFTLSGVNTSWVVLVDVPRTAINAPVKDQTYMMIVGGLVVLGAVLLGLYLAVRGFVQKPLAALVKDVANLSHGDYTKSIAGQDRSDETGEVAKALEGFRHQLADTKRLEGEARHEREQAERERNRSETERAETGALQRDIVARLGKGLSHLSSGDLAFRITDDFPGEYAQLKRDFNATMESLEETIRTVNHSVVNIGNGTSEISSAANDLSHRTEQQAASLEETAAALDELTSQVNASAENAKVAAKSVEVASSDAGQSGEVVQKAIAAMKGIEQSSHEVSRIIGVIDEIAFQTNLLALNAGVEAARAGDAGKGFAVVAQEVRELAQRSANAAKEIKTLINTSAGQVREGVDLVGKAGGALEKIAEQVVQINGLIRQISSSASEQAVGLKEINSAVNQMDQVTQQNAAMVEETTAAGMALNEEARTLNALVARFRVAQASGSAQPSSSEMLRGTAERMRAAERPAPAPVREARPAPAASPARSSYSASTQRVLTQTSGANALAQDNWEEF; this is encoded by the coding sequence ATGTTCAAGTTCCAAGCCAAATCGCTGGCGACCAAACTGATCGCGGTGACAGGCGGCACGATCGCACTAGTCCTGCTCGCTTCGAATTTCGTTCTTATCTCCCAGACCCAGGATCGCGTCGAAACGCTGGTCCTCGAACAGGCAAGCGGTGAAGCCCGGGCAATCGCCTCGGACATCGCCGGCGACATCGGCGAGCTTGCAAGTGCAGCGCGCTCGATGGCCGGCATTCTTGGCCGCGCGCATGCCGAAAAGTCGCTGGAGCGCACGGGGGTGATCAATATCCTGAGGGCGAACCTCGAGCAGAACCCCTTCGCCTTCGGAAGCTGGTTCGCTGAGGAGCCCAAGGCCTTCGACGGTCGCCAGGAGGACGTCGTCAACAACAAGGAACTGGGCGGCAACGACAAGGGCATCTTCACGCCCTACTGGTCGAAGAGCCGCACCAACGAAATCCAGTACTCCACTTTCGGCGCCGACTACGCGGCCGAGTGGTACAAACTCGCTGCAAAAAGCGGCAAGGGCGCGATCACCCAGCCCTACACCGCGCAGGACACCGACATCCCGACCGCGATGAGCTCGATCGCCTATCCGGTCATGTCCGGCGACAAGCTTCTCGGCGTTACCGGCGTCGACATTTCGCTCGCATCGCTCGGCGATGGCCTGGCGAAGCTGAAGCCCTTCGATACCGGTCGCGTCTACCTCCTCTCGCAGAGCGGCAAATGGCTGGTGGCGCCGATCCCGGAACTCCTGCTCAAGGAATATGACGGCGAAGGCAACGACGTCGTCAAGAATGCGCTTGCCTCCGGCAAGCCGGGCATCGTCTCCAACCTTTCCTATGATGGCAACGAGCCTTTCGACCGTCTCGTCTATCCGTTCACCCTCTCGGGCGTGAACACCAGCTGGGTCGTGCTCGTCGACGTGCCGCGCACCGCGATCAATGCCCCGGTCAAGGACCAGACCTACATGATGATCGTCGGCGGCCTCGTCGTACTCGGCGCCGTGCTGCTCGGTCTATATCTCGCCGTGCGTGGTTTCGTGCAGAAGCCTCTCGCGGCACTGGTCAAGGACGTCGCCAACCTCAGCCACGGCGACTACACAAAGTCGATTGCCGGCCAGGATCGCTCCGACGAAACCGGCGAAGTCGCCAAGGCGCTCGAAGGCTTCCGCCATCAGCTTGCCGACACCAAGCGCCTGGAGGGCGAAGCCCGCCACGAGCGCGAACAGGCCGAACGCGAGCGCAATCGCTCGGAAACCGAGCGTGCCGAAACCGGCGCCCTTCAGCGCGACATCGTCGCCCGCCTCGGCAAGGGCCTGTCGCACCTGTCGTCCGGCGATCTCGCTTTCCGCATCACCGACGATTTCCCCGGCGAATACGCTCAGCTGAAGCGCGACTTCAACGCGACGATGGAAAGCCTCGAAGAGACGATCCGCACCGTCAACCATTCGGTCGTCAACATCGGCAACGGCACAAGCGAAATCAGCAGCGCCGCCAACGACCTGTCGCACCGCACCGAACAGCAGGCGGCAAGCCTGGAAGAAACCGCGGCGGCCCTCGACGAATTGACTTCGCAGGTCAACGCCAGCGCCGAAAACGCCAAGGTCGCCGCCAAGTCGGTGGAAGTGGCCAGCAGCGATGCCGGACAGTCGGGCGAAGTGGTGCAGAAGGCCATTGCCGCGATGAAGGGTATTGAGCAGTCGTCGCACGAAGTCAGCCGCATCATCGGCGTCATCGACGAGATCGCCTTCCAGACCAACCTTTTGGCGCTCAACGCCGGCGTCGAAGCCGCCCGTGCCGGCGATGCCGGCAAGGGGTTTGCCGTCGTCGCCCAGGAAGTGCGCGAGCTCGCCCAGCGCTCCGCCAATGCCGCCAAGGAGATCAAGACTCTGATCAACACCTCGGCCGGACAGGTGCGCGAAGGCGTCGATCTCGTCGGCAAGGCCGGCGGCGCACTCGAGAAGATCGCTGAGCAGGTCGTTCAGATCAACGGCCTCATCCGCCAGATCTCGAGCTCGGCCTCCGAGCAGGCCGTCGGCCTGAAGGAGATCAACTCGGCCGTCAACCAGATGGACCAGGTGACCCAGCAGAACGCCGCCATGGTCGAAGAGACGACGGCCGCCGGCATGGCGCTCAACGAAGAGGCGCGGACGCTCAACGCGCTGGTTGCCCGCTTCCGCGTCGCCCAGGCCTCCGGTTCGGCGCAGCCCTCCTCGTCCGAGATGCTGCGTGGCACAGCCGAACGCATGCGTGCGGCCGAACGTCCGGCACCGGCTCCCGTCCGCGAGGCGCGGCCGGCTCCGGCTGCAAGCCCGGCACGCAGCAGCTACTCGGCCTCGACGCAGCGGGTACTCACCCAGACCTCGGGCGCCAACGCGCTTGCCCAGGACAATTGGGAAGAGTTCTGA
- a CDS encoding ribokinase, translating into MITVFGSINMDLIATTARLPKPGETVAGTGFSTAAGGKGANQALAARRAGATVQMAGAVGADSFAEGALELLKGAGTDMSLTKTVDEPTGTAHILVGGDGENVIVVVASANATVDEADAVKAVDGMKPGDTLMLQLEIPAASVEKALNAAKQKGVRSVINIAPLTPDAARLGRMADIVIANETEFELLAGKSGISSAEREDAMKALHAETGQTVIVTLGADGVVAVHEGEIQRAKGLKIEPVDTVGAGDTFCGYLAASLDAGIAFPEALRRAAVAGSLACLKRGAQPSIPLASEVASRI; encoded by the coding sequence ATGATCACTGTTTTTGGGTCCATCAACATGGACCTGATCGCCACGACCGCACGCCTTCCGAAGCCGGGCGAGACCGTCGCCGGGACGGGCTTTTCGACCGCCGCCGGCGGCAAGGGCGCAAACCAGGCGCTTGCCGCACGACGTGCCGGAGCGACAGTGCAGATGGCGGGTGCCGTCGGTGCCGACAGCTTCGCCGAAGGCGCCTTGGAACTCTTGAAGGGTGCCGGCACGGACATGTCGCTGACCAAGACGGTAGATGAGCCGACCGGCACCGCCCACATCCTCGTCGGAGGTGACGGCGAAAACGTCATCGTCGTGGTCGCCAGCGCCAATGCGACCGTCGACGAGGCCGATGCGGTGAAGGCCGTCGACGGCATGAAGCCTGGCGACACGTTGATGCTGCAGCTCGAAATTCCCGCAGCCTCGGTCGAGAAAGCCTTGAACGCAGCCAAACAGAAGGGCGTACGCTCGGTCATCAACATCGCGCCGCTGACGCCGGATGCAGCACGTCTCGGTCGCATGGCCGATATCGTCATTGCCAACGAGACCGAATTCGAGCTGCTGGCCGGCAAGAGCGGCATCAGCAGTGCGGAACGCGAAGACGCGATGAAGGCGCTCCATGCGGAGACCGGACAGACCGTCATCGTCACGCTTGGCGCCGATGGCGTAGTCGCCGTGCACGAGGGCGAAATCCAGCGTGCCAAGGGCCTGAAGATCGAACCGGTGGATACGGTCGGCGCCGGCGACACCTTCTGCGGCTATCTCGCGGCCAGCTTGGATGCCGGCATTGCCTTCCCCGAGGCGTTGCGCCGTGCCGCCGTTGCCGGTTCGCTCGCCTGCCTCAAGCGCGGCGCACAACCTTCGATCCCGCTTGCCTCGGAAGTGGCATCACGCATTTAG
- a CDS encoding DNA recombination protein RmuC, giving the protein MEPAPFPFAQPLFFIGALPITLGHLAIAVGLVVVVAILMAFSRRRDNRDEERQEQMAMLLAAQTEMQGRVAAMAEVFGARQAELNQTLSQRIDGMTHRIGASITEQTKATHENLRRLQERLAVIDNAQNNIQSLAKDMAGLQAILSNKQTRGAFGQSRMEAIIADGLPMGAFAFQATLSNGARPDCTIRMPNGQPPLVIDAKFPLEAWNAMRDAPDAERRQQIAQLFRRDMETHVRDIASKYLISGETQDTAFLFVPSESIFAEIHEHFEAIVQKAHRQRIVIVSPSLLLLSIQVIQAILKDARMREQAHLIQGEVARLMEDLGRLDERVRKLQGHFAMSQKDVEDILISSSKLTRRGAKIEALELEAEGGMQEATDPRAAVDNRVGQLRLRVVDED; this is encoded by the coding sequence ATGGAACCCGCGCCTTTCCCCTTCGCCCAGCCGCTGTTTTTCATCGGCGCCTTGCCGATCACGCTGGGCCATCTCGCGATTGCCGTCGGCCTGGTGGTCGTCGTTGCAATTTTGATGGCGTTTTCGCGGCGACGGGACAACCGCGACGAGGAGCGGCAGGAGCAGATGGCAATGCTGCTCGCCGCCCAGACGGAGATGCAAGGGCGGGTCGCCGCCATGGCCGAAGTCTTCGGCGCGCGGCAGGCGGAACTCAACCAGACGCTCAGCCAGCGCATCGACGGCATGACCCATCGCATCGGCGCGTCGATCACCGAACAGACCAAGGCGACGCACGAAAACCTCAGGCGGCTGCAGGAACGGCTGGCGGTCATCGACAACGCCCAGAACAACATCCAGTCGCTCGCCAAGGACATGGCCGGGCTGCAGGCAATCCTTTCCAACAAGCAGACGCGCGGCGCCTTCGGCCAGTCGCGCATGGAGGCGATCATCGCCGACGGGCTGCCGATGGGCGCCTTCGCCTTCCAGGCGACGCTGTCGAACGGCGCGCGACCCGACTGCACGATCCGCATGCCGAACGGCCAGCCGCCGCTCGTCATCGACGCCAAGTTTCCGCTGGAAGCCTGGAACGCGATGCGTGACGCACCGGATGCCGAACGCCGCCAGCAGATCGCCCAGCTTTTCCGCCGCGACATGGAAACGCATGTGCGCGATATCGCCAGCAAATATCTGATCTCCGGAGAGACGCAGGACACCGCGTTCCTCTTCGTGCCATCCGAATCGATCTTCGCCGAAATCCACGAGCATTTCGAAGCGATCGTGCAGAAGGCACACCGCCAGCGGATCGTCATCGTTTCCCCTTCCCTGCTCCTGCTGTCGATCCAGGTGATTCAGGCGATCCTCAAGGATGCGCGCATGCGTGAGCAGGCGCATCTGATCCAGGGCGAGGTCGCCAGATTGATGGAGGACCTCGGCCGTCTCGACGAGCGCGTGCGCAAGCTCCAGGGCCATTTCGCCATGAGCCAGAAGGACGTCGAGGATATTCTGATCTCGTCCAGCAAACTCACCCGGCGCGGTGCCAAGATCGAGGCGCTCGAACTCGAGGCCGAAGGCGGCATGCAGGAGGCAACCGACCCGCGCGCTGCCGTCGACAACCGGGTGGGGCAATTGCGTCTGCGGGTGGTTGACGAGGACTGA
- the def gene encoding peptide deformylase: protein MTIKPLIILPDPVLRQVSTPIETVDADVRRLADDMLETMYDAPGIGLAAIQIGVARRMLVLDVSKEGDEKTPLVFINPEIVASSDTYSVYEEGCLSIPDYYAEVERPASITVKHLDRDGKQQTIEADGLLATCLQHEIDHLNGVLFIDHISKLKRDMVIRKFTKAAKTRGAKAI, encoded by the coding sequence ATGACGATCAAGCCGCTTATCATCCTTCCCGATCCTGTGCTTCGCCAGGTTTCCACGCCGATCGAAACCGTCGACGCGGACGTCCGTCGTCTTGCCGACGACATGCTCGAAACCATGTACGATGCCCCCGGCATCGGCCTTGCCGCGATCCAGATCGGTGTCGCCAGGCGCATGCTGGTGCTCGACGTTTCGAAGGAAGGCGACGAGAAGACACCGCTCGTCTTCATCAATCCCGAGATCGTCGCTTCGTCCGATACCTATTCGGTCTACGAGGAAGGCTGCCTGTCGATCCCGGATTATTACGCCGAGGTCGAGCGCCCCGCGTCGATCACCGTCAAGCATCTCGACCGTGACGGCAAGCAGCAGACGATCGAGGCCGACGGCCTGCTCGCCACCTGCCTGCAGCACGAGATCGATCACCTGAACGGCGTGTTGTTCATCGATCACATCTCCAAGCTCAAGCGCGACATGGTGATCCGAAAGTTCACCAAGGCCGCCAAGACGCGCGGCGCCAAGGCGATCTGA
- the fmt gene encoding methionyl-tRNA formyltransferase — protein sequence MSLRIIFMGTPEFSVPTLAALAEAGHQIVAAYTQPPRPGGRRGLDLQKSPVHQAAELLGIPVLTPLNFKDEADRQAFRDFDADVAVVVAYGLLLPEAILTGTKLGCYNGHASLLPRWRGAAPIQRAIMAGDHETGMMVMKMEKGLDTGPVALTKTVQIGETMTGGELHDRLMQVGASLMREAMAKLEADDLPLTVQAEDGVVYAQKISKAETRIDFARPSREVHDHIRGLSPFPGAWFELEIAGKPERIKVLNSEPASGTGEAGTVLDDSLKIACAEGAVRLTRLQRAGGKALGAADFLRGTPVAPGTRVG from the coding sequence TTGTCGCTTCGCATCATCTTCATGGGTACGCCGGAATTTTCCGTGCCGACGCTGGCAGCGCTCGCAGAAGCCGGTCACCAGATCGTTGCCGCCTATACGCAGCCGCCGCGGCCGGGCGGCCGCCGCGGGCTCGACCTGCAGAAGTCGCCGGTGCACCAGGCAGCCGAACTCCTCGGCATTCCCGTGCTGACGCCGCTAAACTTCAAGGACGAGGCGGATCGCCAGGCCTTCCGTGATTTCGACGCCGACGTCGCCGTCGTCGTCGCCTATGGCCTGCTTCTGCCCGAGGCCATCCTCACGGGCACCAAGCTCGGCTGCTACAATGGCCACGCCTCGCTGCTGCCGCGCTGGCGCGGTGCCGCGCCCATCCAGCGCGCGATCATGGCCGGCGATCATGAGACCGGCATGATGGTGATGAAGATGGAAAAGGGGCTCGATACCGGTCCGGTCGCTCTCACCAAGACGGTCCAGATCGGCGAGACGATGACCGGTGGCGAACTGCACGACCGGCTGATGCAGGTCGGCGCCAGCCTGATGCGGGAGGCGATGGCGAAGCTCGAGGCCGACGATCTGCCGCTGACGGTCCAGGCCGAGGACGGTGTCGTCTACGCCCAGAAGATCAGCAAGGCGGAAACCCGCATCGACTTCGCCCGTCCTTCGCGCGAGGTGCATGATCACATCCGCGGCCTGTCGCCGTTCCCGGGCGCCTGGTTCGAACTCGAAATCGCCGGCAAGCCGGAACGCATCAAGGTGCTGAACTCCGAGCCGGCTTCCGGCACGGGCGAGGCCGGAACGGTGCTCGATGACAGCCTGAAGATCGCCTGCGCCGAAGGCGCGGTTCGGCTGACCCGCCTGCAGCGCGCCGGCGGCAAGGCGCTCGGAGCGGCCGACTTCCTGCGCGGAACGCCGGTTGCGCCCGGCACGAGGGTCGGCTGA
- the truA gene encoding tRNA pseudouridine(38-40) synthase TruA has protein sequence MPRFKLTVEYDGSDYVGWQRQDNGESVQGAIEKAILSLTGDTVSIRGAGRTDSGVHASGQVMHADLTRPWKPYTLRNALNAHLGLARERVAILEAEEVSEEFDARFSALRRHYLYRIISRPAPLALEARRAWWVPKPLDHEAMHAGAQRLVGHHDFTTFRSAHCQATSPVRTLDRLDVALVGGVIEIRATAQSFLHNQIRSFAGSLKLVGEGKWSPDDLQAALEARNRKACGPVAPPDGLYFLQVDY, from the coding sequence ATGCCGCGCTTCAAGCTGACCGTCGAATATGACGGCTCTGATTATGTCGGCTGGCAGCGGCAGGACAATGGCGAGTCTGTGCAAGGGGCGATCGAAAAGGCGATCCTGTCTCTGACCGGCGATACCGTTTCGATCCGTGGCGCCGGCCGCACCGATTCCGGCGTACACGCCAGCGGCCAGGTCATGCATGCCGATCTGACCCGTCCGTGGAAGCCCTATACGCTGCGCAATGCGCTGAACGCGCATCTGGGCCTTGCGCGCGAGCGAGTGGCGATCCTCGAGGCCGAGGAAGTGTCCGAGGAATTCGACGCCCGCTTCTCGGCGCTGCGCCGGCATTATCTCTACCGCATCATCTCACGGCCCGCGCCGCTGGCACTTGAAGCCCGGCGCGCCTGGTGGGTGCCGAAGCCGCTCGACCATGAGGCGATGCATGCGGGCGCCCAGCGCCTCGTCGGCCATCACGATTTCACCACCTTCCGCTCCGCCCATTGCCAGGCGACGAGCCCGGTGCGGACGCTCGACCGGCTGGACGTCGCGCTCGTTGGCGGCGTCATCGAGATCCGCGCGACGGCGCAGAGCTTCCTGCACAACCAGATCCGGTCCTTTGCGGGATCGCTGAAGCTGGTGGGCGAGGGCAAATGGTCGCCGGACGATTTGCAGGCAGCGCTTGAAGCGCGCAACCGCAAGGCCTGCGGCCCCGTGGCCCCGCCCGATGGGCTTTATTTCCTGCAAGTGGATTACTGA